GGCGAGATCTCCCCCAGGTGTTCCGCGACGAGTTCGAGAAAGCTAAACGCTATATGTTACGTCGCCTCAAGGAGTACGACAAGATATTCTTTAACAATCCTGTTGTACGAGGCCGCCTCGAGAACGTAGGTGTGTTGTCGCGGCACCGCGCGATAACGCTTGGAGCTACAGGGCCAAACCTACGTGCTAGCGGTGTACGATACGACGCTCGTCTCCTAGGCTACGCGGCCTACGGAGAATTAGGCTACGAGCCTGTAGTGGGAAGCGAGGGTGATGCGCTAGAGCGGGTCTGGGTAAGGCTACGTGAGATAGAGGCAAGTCTCGAGCTCATAGACCGCGCTCTAAGAGAGATGCCAGAGGGTCCCATACTAGCTGAGCAGTATGTAAGACTCATACCTCCACCAATGAGGAAGAAGTGGCTAGAAAAGGGCAGAGTAAAGCTACCCGGGAGCTATGTGAGGTTGAAGACTAAGCCGGGTGAGGTGATAACTCGGGGCGAGATGGGCCGCGGAGAGGTCACCTACTTCCTCGTCAGCGACGGAGGAGTTAAGCCCTACAGGCTACGTGTAGTAACCCCGAGCGCCCGGAACCTAGTGCTCTTCGACGCACTTGCCAGAGGTCATACATTGATGGATCTCCCGGCTATCTATGGGAGCCTCGACTACTTCCCACCCGAAGCTGATAGGTAGCGGGGCCTGGTAGCTGTGGTGTTCGAGGCTATCGCCGATCTCCTCAATGTGCCTGCCTGGCTTGTCCGAGCAGTATTTGCTCCCCTAGTCTACCCCGGGCTTCTAGCTTTCACGCTCACGGTCCTCTTCCTGATCTGGGCCGAGCGTAAAATAGCCGCGAAAGTACAGATGCGCGTTGGACCATACTATGTATCACCCCGTATACATGGCGCCCTACAGATGCTAGCCGATGGCGTGAGATTTGCATTCCAGGAAATAATTGTGCCCCTAGAGGCAGAAAAGTGGAGCTTCATACTATCCCCAATGTTCGCCTTCACTATAGTTGCACTCTCCTTCACGGTTGTGCCCGGAGGCCCCGGGGTCTATGGGTTCCAGACCGAATTCAGCATGCTAGTAGCCTACGCGCTCATCACAATAGCGCCGATACTTACAATAATAATGGGCTGGGCGTCTTCCAATAAGTTCGCCTACATAGGTGCTGGCCGTGAGGCCCTCGTCTCTATAACGGGTGAGGCTACTATCCTAGCCTCAATGTTAGCTGCGGCTATGATGTATGGCGTACTCGACTTTACCTCTGTCGTAGAGAAGCAGATTAATACCGGCATCATAGGGCTCATAGCCAACCCCATTGCAGCGCTTCTCTTCTTCATAGCTGTGCTGCTTGCTACCGACCGCGTACCATTCGACCTAGTGCTCGGCGAACAGGAGATCGTCCAGGGCCCCTATACCGAGTATACTGGTCTACTCTTTGCATTAACAATGGCTATAGACTACGCCAAGCTCTACGTGCTCATGCTGATGTTTACTCACCTCTTCCTCGGCGGCTGGATGCCTTTTACCGACCCATTGCTTGGCAGTATAACAGTCCTAGCAAAGACAATTGTGCTTATGCTGCTAGCTGTGTTCCTTCGAGCGGTCTATGCTAGGATGAGGCTCGACCAAGTTGCTGCTTTCTTCTGGTCTCGTCTCTTCCCACTCGCCCTCATAGCCTTCGCGATATCGGCCATAGTGCACCCGGTGTTTGCGAGGTAGGCCGTGCCTTGGCCCCTGAGCTAAGTGAGCCGAGGAGAGGAAGACGGCCCAGGGTAAACCCGGTACGGGGTCACCTAGATGCGATACTAGCTGCCGCCAGGCAAATGCTCAAACCCTCGATAACACTCCGGTACCCGGATGTTGAGGAGGCTAAGCCGGAGCACTACCGGGGCATCATACTATTTGACTACGACAAGTGTATCGGATGCAGTCTCTGTGCCCAGATCTGTCCATCCCGGGCTATCAAGATGTATCGTGTACCAGGCGACAAGAGAATGAGGCCGGGATACAACCTGGGGCGCTGTATATTCTGTGGGCTCTGCACCGATATCTGCCCGACCGACGCGCTGGAGACGAGCATTATCCACGACCGATCGTTCGAGACAGTCGAGTCGATGATCTTTGACCCGGTTGACTGGACCCTCTACAGCCGCAGGTTACGCGAGGAGGCCGAGAAACCCCCTAGACCCCGCGTAAGGACTATTGTTGACGAGGAGGTGGGGCTCCGGTATGAGCCTACAGGCTAGCTTGTTCGACGCAGCCATAGTGACCTCGCTGGCGGCTGTAGCCGCTGGCTCCATAGGCGCAGTAGTAGCTAGAAAGACCGTACACAGTGTAGCTTGGCTGGTAATAGCTTCGCTAGGCGTCGCCGCCATGTTCGCGCTGCTAGGCTACGGTTACCTCTCGGTA
The window above is part of the Pyrodictium delaneyi genome. Proteins encoded here:
- a CDS encoding NADH-quinone oxidoreductase subunit D produces the protein MTTLELPGILAREAGTREGYRVVELFIGAQHPASGHMRLIAYLDGDIVVRVDPDIGYVHRTMEKLAEQREYVRVISLLERMTIIDACNITLPYVEAVERLLGVEPPPRAKYLRTILCEINRIASHLYGLGIGGIFLNHSTMYMWAFGDREVFVHLASLITGSRLTHTYPIPGGVRRDLPQVFRDEFEKAKRYMLRRLKEYDKIFFNNPVVRGRLENVGVLSRHRAITLGATGPNLRASGVRYDARLLGYAAYGELGYEPVVGSEGDALERVWVRLREIEASLELIDRALREMPEGPILAEQYVRLIPPPMRKKWLEKGRVKLPGSYVRLKTKPGEVITRGEMGRGEVTYFLVSDGGVKPYRLRVVTPSARNLVLFDALARGHTLMDLPAIYGSLDYFPPEADR
- the nuoH gene encoding NADH-quinone oxidoreductase subunit NuoH, giving the protein MVFEAIADLLNVPAWLVRAVFAPLVYPGLLAFTLTVLFLIWAERKIAAKVQMRVGPYYVSPRIHGALQMLADGVRFAFQEIIVPLEAEKWSFILSPMFAFTIVALSFTVVPGGPGVYGFQTEFSMLVAYALITIAPILTIIMGWASSNKFAYIGAGREALVSITGEATILASMLAAAMMYGVLDFTSVVEKQINTGIIGLIANPIAALLFFIAVLLATDRVPFDLVLGEQEIVQGPYTEYTGLLFALTMAIDYAKLYVLMLMFTHLFLGGWMPFTDPLLGSITVLAKTIVLMLLAVFLRAVYARMRLDQVAAFFWSRLFPLALIAFAISAIVHPVFAR
- a CDS encoding NADH-quinone oxidoreductase subunit I — its product is MAPELSEPRRGRRPRVNPVRGHLDAILAAARQMLKPSITLRYPDVEEAKPEHYRGIILFDYDKCIGCSLCAQICPSRAIKMYRVPGDKRMRPGYNLGRCIFCGLCTDICPTDALETSIIHDRSFETVESMIFDPVDWTLYSRRLREEAEKPPRPRVRTIVDEEVGLRYEPTG